A genomic window from Salvia miltiorrhiza cultivar Shanhuang (shh) chromosome 5, IMPLAD_Smil_shh, whole genome shotgun sequence includes:
- the LOC131025176 gene encoding caffeoyl-CoA O-methyltransferase-like, with protein MAQTAVATENQAGRHQEVGHKSLLQSDDLYQYILETSVYPREPEPMKELREITANHPWNIMTTSADEGQFLNMLLKLINAKNTMEIGVYTGYSLLATTLTLPDDDKVIIIRYRNTIFILIIK; from the exons atggcgcAAACTGCTGTGGCGACAGAAAACCAGGCCGGCAGGCATCAGGAGGTTGGGCACAAGAGCCTCTTGCAAAGTGATGACCTCTACCAG TACATTCTTGAAACCAGTGTCTATCCCAGAGAGCCAGAGCCCATGAAAGAACTCAGGGAAATAACCGCCAATCATCCATG GAATATAATGACGACATCTGCGGATGAGGGCCAATTCTTAAAcatgcttctgaagctcatcaATGCCAAGAACACCATGGAGATTGGAGTTTACACCGGCTACTCTCTCTTGGCTACGACCCTTACTCTTCCCGACGACGACAAGGTAATAATCATTCGATATAGAAAcaccatttttattttaataattaaatag
- the LOC131025175 gene encoding caffeoyl-CoA O-methyltransferase, with translation MAQTAVATENQAGRHQEVGHKSLLQSDDLYQYILETSVYPREPEPMKELREITANHPWNIMTTSADEGQFLNMLLKLINAKNTMEIGVYTGYSLLATALALPDDGKILAMDINKENYELGLPVIEKAGVAHKIEFKEGPALPVLDQMVAEGKHHGSFDFIFVDADKDNYLNYHKRLIDLVKVGGVIGYDNTLWNGSVVAPPDAPLRKYVRYYRDFVLELNKALAADPRIEICQLPVGDGITLCRRIS, from the exons atggcgcAAACTGCTGTGGCGACAGAAAACCAGGCCGGCAGGCATCAGGAGGTTGGGCACAAGAGCCTCTTGCAAAGTGATGACCTCTACCAG TACATTCTTGAAACCAGTGTCTATCCCAGAGAGCCAGAGCCCATGAAAGAACTCAGGGAAATAACCGCCAATCATCCATG GAATATAATGACGACATCTGCGGATGAGGGCCAATTCTTAAAcatgcttctgaagctcatcaATGCCAAGAACACCATGGAGATTGGAGTTTACACCGGCTACTCTCTCTTGGCTACGGCCCTTGCTCTTCCCGACGACGGCAAG ATATTGGCGATGGACATCAACAAGGAGAATTACGAGTTGGGTCTGCCAGTAATTGAGAAAGCTGGAGTCGCCCACAAAATTGAGTTCAAAGAAGGCCCTGCTTTGCCTGTTCTTGATCAAATGGTTGCAGAG GGGAAGCACCATGGTTCATTTGACTTCATATTTGTGGATGCTGACAAGGACAACTACCTGAATTACCACAAGAGGCTGATTGACTTAGTCAAGGTCGGGGGTGTGATCGGCTACGACAACACGCTGTGGAACGGGTCCGTGGTGGCCCCACCGGATGCGCCGCTAAGGAAGTACGTTAGGTACTACAGGGACTTCGTGCTGGAGCTCAACAAGGCTCTCGCTGCTGATCCAAGGATCGAGATTTGCCAGCTGCCTGTGGGCGATGGGATTACCCTGTGCCGCCGTATCAGCTGA